GGCCGAAGAATCAGAACCACCGCCATAAGAACATAAATAAAAACCATAGATAGCCGGGGAAGTACCAGGATACCAAAAGAAGTCACCTGGCCCAGAATAAGCGCCCCAAGAAGCGTTCCCCAAAAACTTCCCAACCCCCCAACCACCACAACGATGAAGGCATTAATGATAATCTCCACGTCCA
This Deltaproteobacteria bacterium DNA region includes the following protein-coding sequences:
- a CDS encoding branched-chain amino acid ABC transporter permease, giving the protein FIRAAALDREMLGSLGVNVNRLFTLVFTIGAWLAGLGGALVSPIVAIVPGMDVEIIINAFIVVVVGGLGSFWGTLLGALILGQVTSFGILVLPRLSMVFIYVLMAVVLILRPWGLLGKPLQR